The Rhododendron vialii isolate Sample 1 chromosome 8a, ASM3025357v1 genome has a window encoding:
- the LOC131336242 gene encoding cyclin-dependent kinase G-2-like isoform X2 — MGTDGGRNGEERAKGFVVSNPSAGISGISKVENGVSKPTGKKRKFSPVVWDRDGKDVRISSKNRLVQKITPLHSPPSLPESFGKSPDVATDGKSPSFATDGDITMQILPVRSLVAAESRGNCEFEPLHDAPSLGSPEQQRRHSQEVGQFEEEDVEYRHISTSRWAYEEYSPGGVHSDNTQDIPIMRRVEQCVESSNSPESGEFRREGSKGSQGNSSASNQSENQVDNDYMEIDEKVDEGSSVSFVGCEIQEEEDSPRLQKSASPKPRGTDMLLGCQNVLKYETLRKINEGTYGVVYKARDLETGEIVALKKVKMGVERNRDGFPMSALREINLLLSLHHPSVVVVKEVVVSDEDDVFMVMEYMEHDLKGLVETMKEPFSEKEVKCLMRQLLEGVEYLHDNWILHRDLKTSNLLLNNSGKLKICDFGLSRQYGSPLKPYTPLVVTLWYRAPELLLGAKQYSTAIDMWSVGCIMAELLAKQPLFSGKTEIEQLDKIFRILGTPNEKMWTGFSNLPGAKFKFAKHSRNTLRDKFPPMSFKGSPVLSEQGVDLLSQLLTYDPEKRISAQDALKHSWFRVESEEQEVSVKESLARRLKLHMARHHEKVLTGASAGYFSTNLGLHG; from the exons ATGGGGACCGATGGTGGAAGGAATGGTGAAGAGCGAGCCAAAGGTTTTGTTGTTTCAAATCCCAGTGCTGGGATTAGTGGGATTTCAAAGGTCGAAAACGGGGTGTCGAAGCCTacaggaaagaaaaggaagtttTCACCTGTTGTGTGGGATAGAGATGGAAAAGATGTAAGAATTTCATCAAAGAACAGACTGgtacaaaaaattactccccttCATTCTCCGCCATCTTTGCCTGAATCATTTGGCAAATCACCGGATGTTGCTACAGATGGAAAATCACCAAGTTTTGCTACAGACGGGGATATTACTATGCAGATTTTGCCGGTTAGATCTCTTGTGGCAGCCGAGTCAAGAGGGAATTGTGAATTTGAGCCTCTGCATGATGCACCTTCTTTGGGGTCACCAGAGCAGCAGAGGAGACATAGTCAAGAGGTTGGACAATTCGAAGAAGAGGACGTTGAATATCGGCACATCTCAACATCACGGTGGGCATACGAGGAATATTCACCAGGGGGAGTACATTCAGATAACACTCAAGACATTCCTATTATGAGGAGAGTGGAGCAATGTGTGGAGTCATCTAATAGTCCTGAAAGTGGTGAGTTTCGTCGAGAAGGATCTAAAGGCAGTCAGGGTAACTCCTCTGCATCTAATCAATCCGAGAATCAGGTGGACAATGACTATATGGAGATTGATGAGAAAGTTGATGAGGGTTCTAGTGTTAGCTTTGTGGGCTGCGAAAttcaggaggaggaggattccCCTAGGCTTCAGAAGTCTGCATCCCCTAAACCAAGAGGCACAGACATGCTTCTAGGTTGTCAGAATGTATTGAAGTATGAGACACTCCGTAAAATAAATGAAGGCACTTATGGTGTTGTGTATAAAGCTAGGGATCTTGAGACAGGAGAAATTGTAGCATTGAAGAAGGTTAAGATGGGGGTGGAAAGGAATAGAGATGGTTTCCCTATGTCGGCTTTGAGGGAAATAAACCTTCTATTGTCTCTTCATCATCCTTCAGTAGTGGTTGTCAAAGAAGTGGTTGTGAGTGATGAAGATGATGTTTTCATGGTTATGGAGTACATGGAGCATGACCTCAAGGGGCTTGTTGAGACGATGAAGGAGCCTTTCAGTGAAAAAGAAGTTAAGTGCCTGATGCGACAACTGTTGGAGGGTGTCGAATATCTTCATGATAATTGGATTCTCCACCGGGATTTGAAGACGTCAAATCTTCTCTTAAACAACAGTGGCAAGTTGAAAATATGTGACTTCGGTTTGTCACGGCAGTATGGAAGCCCATTGAAACCGTATACTCCTTTGGTGGTCACTTTGTGGTACAG GGCACCCGAACTTCTGCTGGGAGCAAAACAATATTCAACTGCAATTGATATGTGGTCGGTTGGTTGTATAATGGCGGAACTGTTAGCAAAGCAACCACTATTCAGTGGGAAAACTGAAATTGAACAACTTGACAAG ATTTTCAGAATTCTTGGCACGCCGAACGAAAAAATGTGGACAGGATTCTCCAACTTACCTGGAGCCAAATTTAAGTTCGCTAAGCATTC GAGGAATACGTTGCGCGATAAGTTTCCTCCCATGAGTTTCAAGGGGTCTCCAGTTCTATCTGAGCAGGGTGTTGATTTGTTGAGCCAGCTTCTAACTTACGACCCAGAAAAG CGAATATCGGCACAAGATGCTCTTAAACATAGTTGGTTCCGTGTTGAATCTGAAGAACAGGAAGTTTCCGTTAAAGAATCCCTTGCCAGGAGGCTAAAGCTACACATGGCTAGGCATCATGAGAAAGTTCTTACCGGAGCCAGTGCTGGTTATTTCTCTACAAATTTGGGATTACATGGTTAA
- the LOC131298346 gene encoding uncharacterized protein LOC131298346 — protein MEPPPSLTTNDTSIQAPLIDAPQSQSLPDTELENHLHRLDLFLRLLGFDQATPLGSTLSWLAFAVLGVAFPFLVTEFSYCSDCEKYEIRVFELEILIAQVLLAAVSLLCISHNLRKYGVRRMLFVDRYRGHMVQFRDQYIQKIRGFFRTLAMWTIPCFLLKTAREVARAIYVRPDSWWQSTVIVIILLVSWTYLTMIFLSGAAVFNLVCNLQVIHFESYGKLLESDLDVSVYIEEHIRLTHYLSKISHRFRVFLLLEFLGVTASLITAVLQTTENHGILTLINAGDFGVISIVGLVGIILCLHGATKISHRAQGIASVASRWHAYVTCNSNEVSQVEPPTNGGNSEASNPTGTLPMYYSESDLESTDYVPVPTNTQLASYMSLYHKRQSFVTYLQTNPGGFTVFGWTIDRILINTIFFIEFSLFSFVLGKTITITTR, from the exons ATGGAACCTCCTCCCTCCCTCACAACCAACGACACTTCGATTCAAGCCCCTCTCATAGACGCCCCCCAATCTCAATCCCTACCCGACACCGAACTCGAAAACCACCTCCACAGGCTCGACCTCTTCCTCCGACTCCTTGGCTTCGACCAAGCCACCCCGCTCGGCTCCACCCTCTCCTGGCTCGCCTTCGCCGTTCTCGGAGTCGCCTTCCCCTTCCTCGTCACCGAATTCTCCTACTGCTCCGACTGCGAGAAGTACGAGAtcagagtgttcgagctcgagATTTTGATCGCTCAGGTGCTTCTCGCCGCGGTTTCCCTCCTCTGCATCTCGCACAATCTGAGGAAGTACGGCGTCAGGCGGATGCTGTTCGTGGATCGTTACCGTGGTCACATGGTCCAGTTTCGCGACCAGTACATACAGAAGATCCGT GGTTTTTTTCGCACGCTAGCCATGTGGACAATACCATGCTTTCTACTGAAGACTGCCCGTGAGGTTGCTCGTGCCATCTATGTGCGTCCTGATTCGTGGTGGCAATCTACTGTTATTGTGATAATTTTGCTTGTCTCGTGGACATACTTGACCATGATTTTTCTGTCAGGCGCTGCTGTGTTCAATTTGGTTTGCAATTTGCAAGTCATACACTTTGAAAGCTATGGGAAACTTTTAGAAAGTGATTTGGATGTTTCAGTTTATATTGAGGAGCACATCCGTCTAACACATTATTTGTCTAAAATTAGCCATAGATTCCGAGTATTTCTGCTTCTGGAGTTCTTGGGGGTGACAGCTAGTCTTATTACGGCTGTACTGCAAACAACAGAGAATCATGGAATCCTCACTTTGATCAATGCTGGTGATTTTGGG GTCATCTCAATTGTTGGGCTCGTTGGAATAATTTTGTGTCTGCATGGAGCTACAAAGATTTCACATAGAGCTCAAGGCATTGCATCAGTGGCTAGTAGGTGGCATGCCTATGTCACATGCAATTCAAATGAGGTTTCTCAAGTGGAACCTCCGACTAATGGTGGAAACTCAGAGGCTTCCAATCCCACGGGGACATTACCAATGTACTACTCTGAAAGTGACTTGGAATCAACTGATTATGTGCCCGTTCCAACAAATACCCAGCTGGCATCTTACATGTCTTTATACCATAAGCGGCAATCGTTTG TTACGTACTTGCAGACCAATCCAGGCGGTTTCACAGTTTTTGGATGGACAATCGATCGGATCCTCATTAACACAATCTTCTTCATCGAGTTCTCTCTGTTTTCCTTTGTACTTGGGAAGACCATAACAATCACTACCAGATGA
- the LOC131336242 gene encoding cyclin-dependent kinase G-2-like isoform X1, translated as MAAGRSDVTRKRDVEYSKKGSRGVDWSIRRKDGYGSYSDAMGTDGGRNGEERAKGFVVSNPSAGISGISKVENGVSKPTGKKRKFSPVVWDRDGKDVRISSKNRLVQKITPLHSPPSLPESFGKSPDVATDGKSPSFATDGDITMQILPVRSLVAAESRGNCEFEPLHDAPSLGSPEQQRRHSQEVGQFEEEDVEYRHISTSRWAYEEYSPGGVHSDNTQDIPIMRRVEQCVESSNSPESGEFRREGSKGSQGNSSASNQSENQVDNDYMEIDEKVDEGSSVSFVGCEIQEEEDSPRLQKSASPKPRGTDMLLGCQNVLKYETLRKINEGTYGVVYKARDLETGEIVALKKVKMGVERNRDGFPMSALREINLLLSLHHPSVVVVKEVVVSDEDDVFMVMEYMEHDLKGLVETMKEPFSEKEVKCLMRQLLEGVEYLHDNWILHRDLKTSNLLLNNSGKLKICDFGLSRQYGSPLKPYTPLVVTLWYRAPELLLGAKQYSTAIDMWSVGCIMAELLAKQPLFSGKTEIEQLDKIFRILGTPNEKMWTGFSNLPGAKFKFAKHSRNTLRDKFPPMSFKGSPVLSEQGVDLLSQLLTYDPEKRISAQDALKHSWFRVESEEQEVSVKESLARRLKLHMARHHEKVLTGASAGYFSTNLGLHG; from the exons ATGGCGGCAGGACGAAGTGATGTCACTAGAAAGAGAGATGTTGAGTACTCTAAGAAAGGAAGTCGAGGTGTTGACTGGAGCATCAGGCGTAAGGATGGATATGGTTCTTATTCGGATGCCATGGGGACCGATGGTGGAAGGAATGGTGAAGAGCGAGCCAAAGGTTTTGTTGTTTCAAATCCCAGTGCTGGGATTAGTGGGATTTCAAAGGTCGAAAACGGGGTGTCGAAGCCTacaggaaagaaaaggaagtttTCACCTGTTGTGTGGGATAGAGATGGAAAAGATGTAAGAATTTCATCAAAGAACAGACTGgtacaaaaaattactccccttCATTCTCCGCCATCTTTGCCTGAATCATTTGGCAAATCACCGGATGTTGCTACAGATGGAAAATCACCAAGTTTTGCTACAGACGGGGATATTACTATGCAGATTTTGCCGGTTAGATCTCTTGTGGCAGCCGAGTCAAGAGGGAATTGTGAATTTGAGCCTCTGCATGATGCACCTTCTTTGGGGTCACCAGAGCAGCAGAGGAGACATAGTCAAGAGGTTGGACAATTCGAAGAAGAGGACGTTGAATATCGGCACATCTCAACATCACGGTGGGCATACGAGGAATATTCACCAGGGGGAGTACATTCAGATAACACTCAAGACATTCCTATTATGAGGAGAGTGGAGCAATGTGTGGAGTCATCTAATAGTCCTGAAAGTGGTGAGTTTCGTCGAGAAGGATCTAAAGGCAGTCAGGGTAACTCCTCTGCATCTAATCAATCCGAGAATCAGGTGGACAATGACTATATGGAGATTGATGAGAAAGTTGATGAGGGTTCTAGTGTTAGCTTTGTGGGCTGCGAAAttcaggaggaggaggattccCCTAGGCTTCAGAAGTCTGCATCCCCTAAACCAAGAGGCACAGACATGCTTCTAGGTTGTCAGAATGTATTGAAGTATGAGACACTCCGTAAAATAAATGAAGGCACTTATGGTGTTGTGTATAAAGCTAGGGATCTTGAGACAGGAGAAATTGTAGCATTGAAGAAGGTTAAGATGGGGGTGGAAAGGAATAGAGATGGTTTCCCTATGTCGGCTTTGAGGGAAATAAACCTTCTATTGTCTCTTCATCATCCTTCAGTAGTGGTTGTCAAAGAAGTGGTTGTGAGTGATGAAGATGATGTTTTCATGGTTATGGAGTACATGGAGCATGACCTCAAGGGGCTTGTTGAGACGATGAAGGAGCCTTTCAGTGAAAAAGAAGTTAAGTGCCTGATGCGACAACTGTTGGAGGGTGTCGAATATCTTCATGATAATTGGATTCTCCACCGGGATTTGAAGACGTCAAATCTTCTCTTAAACAACAGTGGCAAGTTGAAAATATGTGACTTCGGTTTGTCACGGCAGTATGGAAGCCCATTGAAACCGTATACTCCTTTGGTGGTCACTTTGTGGTACAG GGCACCCGAACTTCTGCTGGGAGCAAAACAATATTCAACTGCAATTGATATGTGGTCGGTTGGTTGTATAATGGCGGAACTGTTAGCAAAGCAACCACTATTCAGTGGGAAAACTGAAATTGAACAACTTGACAAG ATTTTCAGAATTCTTGGCACGCCGAACGAAAAAATGTGGACAGGATTCTCCAACTTACCTGGAGCCAAATTTAAGTTCGCTAAGCATTC GAGGAATACGTTGCGCGATAAGTTTCCTCCCATGAGTTTCAAGGGGTCTCCAGTTCTATCTGAGCAGGGTGTTGATTTGTTGAGCCAGCTTCTAACTTACGACCCAGAAAAG CGAATATCGGCACAAGATGCTCTTAAACATAGTTGGTTCCGTGTTGAATCTGAAGAACAGGAAGTTTCCGTTAAAGAATCCCTTGCCAGGAGGCTAAAGCTACACATGGCTAGGCATCATGAGAAAGTTCTTACCGGAGCCAGTGCTGGTTATTTCTCTACAAATTTGGGATTACATGGTTAA